AACATCTTCAAAGTTACCTGAATGAATTTTGTTATCGCTTTAACCGGCGATTCAATGAATTACTGATTACTGACAGACTCTTAACTGCTTGTCTGAATACCTCCACTATTACCTATGCGGAGTTAACTCGATAAGCGAATTTAATTATTATCGTTTCAATTCTTCTTGTTATTTTGACTATTGGTTGTAGCAAAGAACCGGCTCCATATACTCAAGAGGCAATGGGAAAATTAAGTCATGCAATGGAGAGGGTAGGACAGCCGGTTCCCAAGCCTGGAATGACTAAAGAAGAAGGCATAAAAATGCTTTATGAATGGTATAAAGAGTTTTATAAAAAGGCTGGCTATGACTTGGACAAATCAATCATTCAGCTTGAAAGTGATTTGGAAAAAGATCCAAAATATGCTGCCCCATCTCTTTATCAGACATTAACTCTTGGAGTAACGGTCCAATTAATTGAGATGAGAAAAGATAAAACAGTTAATACTGATAAGCTTTTTTCTCAAGAGACCCTTGCAGCACTGGATAAAATGTTAGCCGCTGAGAAAAAGCAAGTCGAAACCGCCGATAAGGCCAAAATTGCAAAGGAAGAAGGAATACGAAAGACTAAAGAGGATATCACTAAAGGTATCTATCGAGGTGAAATTGTCAAGAGTGGAATGGATTCCCGAGGGGATGGCTATTCACTTAGCGATATGAATTTCGAGACAGGTGTCTTCGGAATGATCACTATTGCTGAATACGGGGACTTGGAAAAAAGGCCCCAACTGCACCAGCAACTTAAACAGCTTGTTGGGAAGCGAGTTACGGTTAAGGGAAGACAGGCTAATGACTTTGACACTGTATTCGATCTGCAAAAGGGTATAGAAATAATTCCTGACCAACAGTAAGGGAAAATGGCAACGGGGTGCTGGTTTAAATACACGGGTGAAAGCCATTCCTTCCTGAACATATCGAAAAGAAACTCGGTGCGTTTGTGTTTAAGCTCATGTGGAATCTCTTGGTTCATGTTGAGAAAGTGTTTGAAGATGAGCAAGATCGCGCAGAAGCCCTCAATAGGGTAAAGGTAGAAATGCTGGCCGCCCACAAAGAAGTATTCATGGAGACGGCTAAGTGGCTGGGCTGCTCCGAAAAGAAATTCCCGTTTCCGGCCACCCTGCTGAGTCAGAAGACCGCGGACGCCGCCAGCGGAAGTGCGGAAAAGGCATAGCAAATAACGGAGCCAGCCCTTGACAGCATGCAAAGAGGGAAATGAAAAGCTTTGCCCAACAAGGCAATGCAGCCGACCTTATAGCCGCGGCTGATTTCGGCGTTGGGCACAACATAAACGGAAAGAGAATTAATGGATTCGAAATTGATAATAATTATAGGATTCTCATACTTGTATGGATTCTTTGAAGTTTTTATGAATTTAAGACAGAGAAGAAAAAGTACTGTTACAGCTTCGAGTGATAAAGGGAGTTTATCTTTGCTATATATTCTAATCACACTTGGCTATGTTTTGTCATTTTCAATAGGCGCAACAAAAATAGGTAGGATTTATCATTGGGATACTTTTTTCGCAATAGGAATTGTATTGATTTTGATTGGATTGGTTATCAGAATACAGTCAATATTGATTCTTAAACAATACTTTACATATTCAGTCGCAAAAGTTGAGAATCACAAATTAATTGAAACAGGATTATATAAAAGGATTAGACATCCAGGATATTTAGGACAATTAATTATTTTCATTGGAATTTCGACTTCATTATCGAATTGGTTATCAATTCTATTAATGATAATTCCGATTATTATTGGATACATTTACCGAATAAAAGTAGAAGAAAGATTTATGATTGAACAAACAGGAGAAATTTACTTAAATTATCAAAAACGAACAAATAGAATAATCCCAATGATATATTAAAATACGCTGTGCCTAACCTGCGCATGCAGCCGACGCTGTTTCGTTGAATTACGCTTAGCAGCCGATGCCCAACGTTCCCATGCGAGTGACAGTCTGAATCAGCGCCGCCAAAAGCGAGAGAGTTCATCGCTGAACTCGAACGGGCGGGCTTAGTGAACTGCGGGAGCGAAGGGGAGCCGCCGGAACTATTTTTGCCCGGATTGATGTACAGGGGGTGTCGCTGCGACAACGAAAG
This genomic interval from Candidatus Latescibacter sp. contains the following:
- a CDS encoding isoprenylcysteine carboxylmethyltransferase family protein, whose product is MDSKLIIIIGFSYLYGFFEVFMNLRQRRKSTVTASSDKGSLSLLYILITLGYVLSFSIGATKIGRIYHWDTFFAIGIVLILIGLVIRIQSILILKQYFTYSVAKVENHKLIETGLYKRIRHPGYLGQLIIFIGISTSLSNWLSILLMIIPIIIGYIYRIKVEERFMIEQTGEIYLNYQKRTNRIIPMIY
- a CDS encoding IS1595 family transposase; protein product: HLQSYLNEFCYRFNRRFNELLITDRLLTACLNTSTITYAELTR